The Nilaparvata lugens isolate BPH unplaced genomic scaffold, ASM1435652v1 scaffold6380, whole genome shotgun sequence sequence aaatagtGTGTTAAAACATCGTAGCTCAAAATGAATCAAGTAATCATCATCTACATATTTCCTCTGCTGTATCATATTCGGTTTACAGTTTCTATTTAGTTCTCCTCGTTAATATACAGTAGTAACATTGTATTACATTGTAGTTATATTATCAAAACCTGTTCTCTAGTAACTCATTTTACGTTTCCTGTTGGAATTTAGTCCTACTCTCAAGTACCATATACCTATTTTCTGTATCGTATATTTCCGTTGTTAGATTCCCCCTCAGTAAAACTACATACACTCTAAATTACATTTGTAACAATCATCATGGAATAAAAATACTCTGTATTAGGTGGAGCTAGGACTTTACCACTTTACCTCTGTACCACTCATGTTATCTCTCTACCATTCATGTCTTctgtcaataatttatttcttttctGTGAAAAACAACATTCCCTAAATTTTCCTACGCTACTCACAGCATTAAGATAGTTTCCAAGCTGCAGTACAAGTGTCATAAACTGCTTGAGGCTGGCGTCGTTGATGAGAAAGTCACATAGACTGAGCACGTTGTCCAGTTGAGATGTGGCGTCGCTGAAACGTTCCGCGAATTCTTCCTTGTGCAGCATGGCTTGGATGGTCAGCTCGTAGTCGGGGATACCCGACAGGCGCAGGAAAAACTGTTCAGCCTCTCCCAGGTTGTCGTCTTTGGCGTGCGCTTTTATGTCAGCTAGCTGAAGAGGGAAAAGAAACACAGTCAATATCTTTCAATAAGCGATATGAATGGATACAAGTAGCATATacaattctatttctattaactatccaatttccaattcaactaaACTATTCCAATTTCTGTTTCAATTATCAACCCATTTTCAGACAGTTAATTGActcaaatatcaataaatcgaATGTTGTTCCATGAGAATGAAATTGGGACAAGATATATAACCATATTCCAGacaaaagaaaagaagaaggatcCAGAATTCAATAGAGTTCGTGTTCTTCATAATATCAAAGAAGAACAATCAATGTGATATCAATGAGAGAATGGTGTTTTTTGTCATCAACAGTGAGCCAGTAGGAGTCCAAATACACGAAATTCAATTAATCACAAGCTAAACAATAAGAAAACAGTGTTTTTTGCCATTAGCAATAAGCCTTCTCACTCTTTTTGTTAACGGAGTTTTCTCTTCATAAGAAAGAGTaacaaattgaattta is a genomic window containing:
- the LOC120356281 gene encoding inverted formin-2-like, whose product is MPVLSVDFKKMEELFCQAPPPKKSSAAIVKKPQSPTINNRQSSTSIVNLLDDKRSFAVNIFLRQVKPNVDSLIEAIRSGSGVQTENLRALKRLLPEKQELADIKAHAKDDNLGEAEQFFLRLSGIPDYELTIQAMLHKEEFAERFSDATSQLDNVLSLCDFLINDASLKQFMTLVLQLGNYLNAVSSVGKFRECCFSQKRNKLLTEDMNGREIT